One genomic segment of Thermodesulfobacteriota bacterium includes these proteins:
- a CDS encoding DUF1850 domain-containing protein: MRRAKGRLLLGGLLGAAVLGALWLIQRPLLEVRLEEGPVVWREAVLPGEPVVLSYRHSVTGQPVREVYALSNRGEVQVREHAYRAQGAGLGQLAGDGRTVEAPGGWTRVVEMDRPVGRFALRVGQSPQDHRLQVRGREMELSRTLSGRRVWIGGRPARLWEWLRHRRPEGPDRPAPWEETP; the protein is encoded by the coding sequence GTGAGGCGCGCGAAGGGCCGGCTGCTCCTCGGGGGTCTGCTCGGGGCGGCTGTGCTGGGAGCCCTCTGGCTCATCCAACGGCCCCTCCTCGAGGTCCGCCTCGAGGAGGGGCCCGTCGTGTGGCGGGAAGCCGTGCTCCCTGGCGAGCCGGTGGTGCTCTCCTACCGCCATTCCGTCACGGGGCAGCCCGTGCGCGAGGTGTATGCGCTGAGCAACCGGGGCGAGGTGCAGGTGCGGGAGCACGCCTACCGCGCCCAGGGGGCCGGCCTGGGGCAGCTCGCCGGGGACGGCCGGACGGTGGAGGCCCCCGGGGGCTGGACGCGGGTCGTGGAGATGGACCGCCCGGTGGGGCGCTTCGCCCTGCGGGTCGGACAGAGTCCCCAGGACCACCGGTTGCAGGTGCGGGGGCGAGAGATGGAATTGAGCCGGACCCTGTCCGGCCGCAGGGTATGGATCGGCGGGCGACCGGCCCGCCTTTGGGAGTGGCTCCGGCACCGAAGGCCCGAGGGGCCGGACCGGCCCGCTCCCTGGGAGGAGACGCCGTGA